The following proteins are co-located in the Thermus thermophilus HB8 genome:
- a CDS encoding ATP-binding protein produces MLSKISFTRPQAQELLRRLQAPRHLLQVVLGPRQVGKTTLALQVAQTCGLPYHYASADEPTLKEAPWLETQWTLARRLAQAGEALLVLDEAQKVLGWSETLKRLWDEDTLRGLPLKVVLLGSSPLLLQKGLSESLAGRFEVLHLPHWSFYEMERAFGYTLPEYLYFGGYPGAAPLREEPERFARYIKDALLETTLGRDILLHTRVEKPALLRRVLELGLLYSGQVLSYTKMLGQLQDAGNTVTLAYYLELLEGAGLLGALQKYAAEPIRRRASSPKLLALNTGLITAVLGLSPEEVWEDAALMGRLVETAVGAHLLAHAHQGGFEVYYWRERDQEVDFVLQKGKRLLALEVKSAPSKRTQGLEAFTRTFGAKGLLVGPEGVPLEAFLRDNPLNFL; encoded by the coding sequence ATGTTGAGCAAAATCTCCTTCACCCGTCCCCAGGCCCAGGAGCTCCTAAGGCGGCTCCAGGCGCCCCGCCACCTCCTCCAGGTGGTGCTGGGCCCCAGGCAGGTGGGCAAGACCACCCTTGCCCTGCAGGTGGCCCAGACCTGCGGTCTCCCCTACCACTACGCCTCCGCCGACGAACCCACCCTCAAGGAAGCCCCCTGGCTGGAAACCCAGTGGACCCTAGCCCGCCGCCTGGCGCAGGCGGGGGAAGCCCTCCTGGTCTTGGACGAAGCCCAGAAGGTGCTGGGCTGGTCGGAAACCCTCAAGCGCCTCTGGGACGAGGACACCCTACGGGGCCTTCCCCTAAAGGTGGTCCTCCTGGGCTCCTCTCCCCTGCTTCTGCAAAAGGGCCTTTCCGAAAGCCTCGCCGGCCGCTTTGAGGTCCTTCACCTCCCTCACTGGAGCTTTTACGAGATGGAGCGAGCCTTCGGGTACACCCTCCCCGAGTACCTCTACTTCGGGGGTTACCCGGGCGCGGCCCCCCTGCGGGAAGAGCCCGAGAGGTTCGCTCGCTACATCAAAGACGCCCTTTTAGAAACCACCCTGGGACGCGATATCCTGCTCCACACCCGGGTGGAGAAACCCGCCCTCCTCCGAAGGGTCTTGGAGCTTGGCCTCCTCTACAGCGGCCAGGTGCTCTCCTACACAAAGATGCTGGGGCAACTCCAGGACGCTGGGAACACGGTGACCTTGGCCTATTACCTGGAGCTCTTGGAAGGGGCGGGCCTTCTCGGTGCCCTGCAAAAGTACGCCGCCGAGCCCATCCGGCGCCGGGCCTCGAGCCCAAAGCTCCTGGCCCTTAACACGGGACTCATCACGGCCGTCCTGGGGCTCTCCCCAGAGGAGGTGTGGGAGGACGCCGCCCTCATGGGGCGGCTCGTAGAAACCGCCGTGGGCGCCCACCTTCTGGCCCACGCGCACCAGGGGGGCTTTGAGGTGTACTACTGGCGGGAAAGGGACCAGGAAGTGGACTTTGTCCTTCAAAAGGGAAAGCGCCTCCTGGCCCTCGAGGTCAAAAGCGCCCCCTCAAAAAGAACCCAGGGCCTGGAAGCCTTCACCCGCACCTTTGGGGCTAAAGGCCTCCTGGTAGGCCCAGAGGGCGTTCCCCTGGAGGCGTTTCTGAGGGACAACCCCTTGAACTTCCTCTAA
- a CDS encoding ADP-ribosylglycohydrolase family protein has translation MRVEWSRGSPYRYAWEGGGLRFVGQDRPAPVNYGLVEGLLNPADGEEVDAVYLGPPLSPGEEAEGLLLGMVALADGDHKLLLAQSPEGLDPKEAARLLAWFSPERRPTLLGPEEAGAWVKGLKERQDRRLGAFLGLAVGDALGAQVEGLPKGTFPEVREMKGGGPHRLPPGFWTDDTSQALCLAESLLQRGFDPKDQMDRYLRWYREGYRSATGVCFGLGHATRRALERYAATGDPYAGDEAGAGNGPLMRLAPLVLAYENHPDLLSLARRAARTTHGAREALEATEVLAWLLREALRGAPKEALLALEPFRGADLHPALRRVVEGGFWEAPEEGPGYAPGTLAAALWAFARGRDFEEGMRLAVNLGGDADTVGAVYGQLAGAYYGLGAIPGRWLRALHLREEMEALALALYRMSMASPRE, from the coding sequence ATGCGCGTGGAGTGGAGCCGGGGAAGCCCCTACCGCTACGCCTGGGAGGGGGGAGGGCTTCGCTTCGTGGGCCAAGACCGCCCCGCCCCCGTGAACTACGGCCTCGTGGAAGGGCTCCTCAACCCGGCGGACGGGGAGGAGGTGGACGCGGTCTACCTGGGGCCGCCCCTCTCCCCGGGAGAGGAGGCGGAGGGCCTTTTGCTGGGCATGGTGGCCCTGGCCGACGGGGACCACAAGCTCCTCCTGGCCCAAAGCCCCGAGGGCCTGGACCCTAAGGAGGCCGCCCGCCTCCTCGCCTGGTTTTCCCCGGAACGCCGGCCCACCCTCTTGGGGCCTGAGGAGGCCGGGGCCTGGGTGAAGGGCCTAAAGGAGAGGCAGGACCGGCGCCTCGGGGCCTTCTTGGGCCTCGCCGTGGGGGACGCCCTCGGGGCCCAGGTGGAGGGCCTGCCCAAGGGCACCTTTCCGGAGGTCCGGGAGATGAAGGGCGGGGGGCCCCACCGCCTTCCCCCCGGGTTCTGGACCGACGACACGAGCCAGGCCCTCTGCCTGGCGGAAAGCCTCTTGCAGCGGGGGTTTGACCCCAAGGACCAGATGGACCGCTACCTGCGCTGGTACCGGGAGGGGTACAGGAGCGCCACCGGGGTCTGTTTTGGCCTCGGCCACGCCACCAGGAGGGCCCTGGAGCGCTACGCCGCCACGGGCGACCCCTATGCGGGGGACGAGGCGGGGGCGGGAAACGGGCCCTTGATGCGCCTCGCTCCCCTCGTCCTCGCCTACGAGAACCACCCTGACCTTCTTTCCCTGGCCCGGCGCGCCGCCCGGACCACCCACGGGGCGAGGGAGGCCCTCGAGGCCACCGAGGTCCTCGCCTGGCTCCTCCGGGAGGCCCTGAGGGGGGCACCCAAGGAGGCCCTCCTCGCCCTTGAGCCCTTCCGGGGGGCCGACCTCCACCCCGCCCTAAGGCGGGTGGTGGAAGGAGGGTTTTGGGAGGCGCCGGAGGAGGGGCCGGGCTACGCCCCCGGGACCCTGGCCGCGGCCCTTTGGGCCTTCGCCCGGGGGCGGGACTTTGAGGAGGGGATGCGCCTCGCCGTGAACCTGGGGGGGGACGCGGACACCGTGGGGGCGGTCTACGGCCAGCTCGCCGGGGCCTACTACGGCCTTGGGGCGATCCCCGGGCGCTGGCTTAGGGCCCTCCACCTGCGGGAGGAGATGGAGGCCCTGGCCCTCGCGCTCTACAGGATGAGCATGGCGTCCCCCAGGGAGTAG
- a CDS encoding IMPACT family protein — MSLTLADKVVYEEEIQKSRFIAKAAPVASEEEALAFLAENREPEATHNGHAYKIGLLYRFSDDGEPSGTAGRPILHAIEAQGLDRVAVLVVRYFGGVKLGAGGLVRAYGGVAAEALRRAPKVPLVERVGLAFLVPFAEVGRVYALLEARALKAEETYTPEGVRFALLLPKPEREGFLRALLDATRGQVALE, encoded by the coding sequence ATGAGCCTCACCCTGGCAGACAAGGTGGTCTACGAGGAGGAGATCCAGAAAAGCCGCTTCATCGCCAAGGCGGCCCCCGTGGCCTCGGAGGAGGAGGCCTTGGCGTTTTTGGCCGAGAACCGGGAGCCTGAGGCCACCCACAACGGCCACGCCTACAAGATCGGCCTCCTCTACCGCTTCTCTGACGACGGGGAGCCCTCGGGCACCGCAGGCAGGCCCATCCTCCACGCCATAGAGGCCCAGGGCCTGGACCGGGTGGCGGTCCTGGTGGTGCGCTACTTCGGCGGGGTGAAGCTCGGGGCCGGGGGGCTTGTGCGGGCCTACGGGGGGGTGGCGGCGGAGGCCTTAAGGCGGGCGCCCAAGGTCCCCTTGGTGGAGCGGGTGGGGCTCGCCTTCCTCGTGCCCTTCGCCGAGGTGGGCCGGGTCTACGCCCTCCTGGAGGCCCGCGCCCTGAAGGCCGAGGAGACCTACACCCCGGAGGGCGTGCGCTTCGCCCTCCTCCTCCCCAAGCCCGAGCGGGAAGGTTTCCTCAGGGCGCTCCTGGACGCCACCCGGGGACAGGTGGCCCTGGAGTAG
- a CDS encoding LabA-like NYN domain-containing protein — protein sequence MAEPLGHYQEQRVGVFVDTQNLYHSARDYYERNVNFESLLRFAVGGRRLVRATAYVVEKEGDTSAWPFIYKLSTIGYKVRRMYLTVKETGEGGRPIYSGNWDMGIAADMVRLMPYLDVVVLGSGDGDFVEILEVLMERGIRVEVIAFRETTAQRLIDAVDRFTHLPEIPGAFMEPKNAER from the coding sequence ATGGCGGAACCCCTCGGCCACTACCAGGAGCAGCGGGTAGGGGTGTTCGTGGACACCCAGAACCTCTACCACTCGGCCCGGGACTACTACGAGCGCAACGTCAACTTTGAGAGCCTCCTGCGCTTCGCCGTGGGGGGAAGACGTCTGGTGCGGGCCACCGCCTACGTGGTGGAGAAGGAGGGGGACACCTCCGCCTGGCCCTTCATCTACAAGCTTTCCACCATCGGGTACAAGGTCCGCCGGATGTACCTCACGGTGAAGGAGACGGGGGAAGGCGGGCGGCCCATCTACTCCGGCAACTGGGACATGGGCATCGCCGCCGACATGGTCCGGCTCATGCCCTACCTGGACGTGGTGGTCCTGGGGAGCGGGGACGGGGACTTCGTGGAGATCCTCGAGGTCCTGATGGAGCGGGGCATCCGGGTGGAGGTGATCGCCTTCCGGGAGACCACGGCCCAGCGGCTCATTGACGCCGTGGACCGCTTCACCCACCTCCCCGAGATCCCCGGGGCCTTCATGGAACCCAAAAACGCTGAGCGCTAG
- the queA gene encoding tRNA preQ1(34) S-adenosylmethionine ribosyltransferase-isomerase QueA, protein MEGLEAYDYHLPPEQIAQEGVEPRDMARLMVVYREGPFRVAHKRVRDLPEFLRPGDVLVFNESKVIPARLLARKPTGGKVEILLVRERSPGLWEALLGPARKAPPGTRLLLLSPKDLAPVPGLQAEVVAVEEDGVRLLRFQGDLVAHLEEVGEVPLPPYIKAKIPMERYQTVYARRPGSVAAPTAGLHFTPELLERLREMGVELRFLTLHVGPGTFRPVKGDPEKHEMHAEPYAIPEEVAEAVNRAKAEGRRVVAVGTTVVRALESAYREGVGVVAGEGETRLFIRPPYTFKVVDALFTNFHLPRSTLLMLVAAFLGRERTLEAYRLAVAEGYRFYSLGDAMLIL, encoded by the coding sequence GTGGAAGGCCTGGAAGCCTACGACTACCACCTCCCTCCCGAGCAGATCGCCCAGGAAGGGGTGGAGCCCAGGGACATGGCCCGGCTGATGGTGGTCTACAGGGAAGGCCCCTTCCGGGTGGCGCACAAGCGGGTGCGGGACCTGCCCGAGTTCCTGCGCCCCGGGGACGTCCTGGTCTTCAACGAGAGCAAGGTGATCCCGGCGAGGCTTCTCGCCAGGAAGCCCACGGGGGGAAAGGTGGAGATCCTCCTGGTGCGGGAGCGCTCCCCCGGGCTTTGGGAAGCCCTCCTGGGCCCCGCGAGGAAGGCGCCCCCCGGAACCCGGCTCCTCCTCCTCTCCCCCAAGGACCTGGCCCCGGTCCCGGGCCTTCAGGCGGAGGTGGTGGCGGTGGAGGAGGACGGGGTGCGCCTCCTCCGCTTCCAAGGCGACCTCGTGGCCCACCTGGAGGAGGTGGGGGAGGTTCCCCTTCCCCCCTACATCAAGGCCAAGATCCCCATGGAGCGCTACCAGACGGTCTACGCCAGGCGCCCGGGGTCCGTGGCCGCCCCCACCGCCGGCCTCCACTTCACCCCGGAGCTTCTGGAAAGACTTCGTGAAATGGGGGTGGAGCTTCGCTTCCTCACCCTGCACGTGGGCCCCGGCACCTTCCGCCCGGTGAAGGGGGACCCCGAGAAGCACGAGATGCACGCCGAACCCTACGCCATCCCCGAGGAGGTGGCGGAGGCCGTGAACCGGGCCAAGGCGGAGGGGCGGCGGGTCGTCGCCGTGGGCACCACGGTGGTCCGGGCCCTGGAGAGCGCCTACCGGGAAGGGGTCGGGGTGGTGGCGGGCGAGGGGGAGACGCGGCTCTTCATCCGCCCCCCCTACACCTTCAAGGTGGTTGACGCCCTCTTCACCAACTTCCACCTGCCCCGCTCCACCCTCCTCATGCTGGTGGCGGCCTTCTTGGGGAGGGAGCGGACCCTCGAGGCCTACCGCCTGGCCGTGGCCGAGGGCTACCGCTTCTACTCCCTGGGGGACGCCATGCTCATCCTGTAG
- a CDS encoding type II toxin-antitoxin system VapC family toxin, producing the protein MTSAWVLDASVAVAAATGHPLREHAQRLLRRAVVEERSLFVPRLFAAEVASALRRASFHGALTQEAAEKALDLLLKLPWIYAKDEELALAALRWSSKLGQARAYDAFYVALAEKKRALLWTADARLVQGLRALGFLGVKGLEEA; encoded by the coding sequence ATGACGAGCGCCTGGGTCCTTGACGCCTCCGTGGCCGTGGCCGCGGCCACGGGCCATCCCCTGCGGGAACATGCCCAGAGGCTCCTCCGACGGGCCGTGGTGGAGGAGAGGTCCCTCTTCGTCCCCCGGCTCTTCGCCGCCGAGGTGGCCTCGGCCCTTCGGCGGGCCTCCTTCCACGGCGCCTTGACCCAGGAGGCCGCGGAAAAGGCCTTGGACCTTCTTCTCAAACTTCCCTGGATCTATGCCAAGGACGAGGAACTCGCCCTCGCCGCCCTGCGTTGGTCATCTAAGCTTGGGCAGGCGCGGGCCTACGATGCCTTCTACGTGGCCCTGGCCGAGAAGAAGAGGGCCCTCCTTTGGACGGCCGATGCCCGTTTGGTCCAAGGGCTAAGGGCGTTGGGCTTCCTCGGGGTCAAGGGTCTAGAGGAAGCATGA
- the aroE gene encoding shikimate dehydrogenase has product MLRFAVLGHPVAHSLSPAMHAFALESLGLEGSYEAWDTPLEALPGRLKEVRRAFRGVNLTLPLKEAALAHLDWVSPEAQRIGAVNTVLQVEGRLFGFNTDAPGFLEALKAGGIPLKGPALVLGAGGAGRAVAFALREAGLEVWVWNRTPQRALALAEEFGLRAVPLEKAREARLLVNATRVGLEDPSASPLPAELFPEEGAAVDLVYRPLWTRFLREAKAKGLKVQTGLPMLAWQGALAFRLWTGLLPDPSGMEEAARRALGV; this is encoded by the coding sequence ATGCTGCGCTTCGCCGTGCTGGGCCACCCCGTGGCCCACTCCCTCTCCCCCGCCATGCACGCCTTCGCCCTGGAAAGCCTGGGGCTTGAGGGCAGCTACGAGGCCTGGGACACCCCCTTGGAGGCCTTGCCCGGGCGCCTAAAGGAGGTGCGCCGGGCCTTCCGGGGGGTCAACCTCACCCTCCCCCTGAAGGAGGCGGCTTTGGCGCACCTGGACTGGGTCTCCCCCGAGGCCCAAAGGATCGGGGCGGTGAACACGGTCCTCCAGGTGGAGGGGCGGCTTTTCGGCTTTAACACCGACGCCCCGGGCTTCCTCGAGGCCCTGAAGGCGGGGGGGATCCCCCTAAAGGGCCCTGCCCTGGTGCTGGGGGCCGGGGGGGCGGGGCGGGCCGTGGCCTTCGCCCTGAGGGAAGCGGGGCTTGAGGTCTGGGTCTGGAACCGCACCCCCCAAAGGGCCCTCGCCCTGGCGGAGGAGTTCGGCCTCAGGGCCGTGCCCCTGGAGAAGGCCCGGGAGGCCCGCCTCCTCGTGAACGCCACCCGGGTGGGCCTCGAGGACCCCTCCGCAAGCCCCCTTCCGGCGGAGCTTTTCCCGGAGGAGGGGGCTGCGGTGGACCTCGTCTACCGCCCCCTCTGGACCCGGTTTCTGCGGGAGGCCAAGGCCAAGGGCCTGAAGGTCCAGACCGGCCTTCCCATGCTCGCCTGGCAGGGGGCTTTGGCCTTCCGCCTCTGGACGGGCCTCCTCCCGGACCCCTCGGGCATGGAGGAGGCGGCCCGCCGGGCCTTGGGGGTGTAG
- the glmM gene encoding phosphoglucosamine mutase, giving the protein MRRYFGTDGVRGEAGKPPLTPEFVLKLGQAAGAYFLAQEKRPVVLLAKDTRESSDLLEAALAAGLMSQGVRVEHLGVLPTPGVAHLTKALKATAGAVISASHNPYQDNGIKFFGPTGEKLPDGAEEEIERLLLEDHPTRGIGTVGDFREAERMYLDFLLAHAPDLTGLKVGLDLAHGATYRIGPKLFQKAGAEVMAFFNTPDGRNINRGCGSTHPEALSRFVVELGLDLGIAFDGDGDRVQFIDRKGRLFHGDHVLYLAALAFGEKGVVGTVMSNMALEVALKERGLAFHRAAVGDRYVLEKLKETGLALGGEPSGHVIFLRHHTTGDGLLTALLTLKALKALGGDLADWYEALPLYPQVLLNVRVSDKAKVMADPRLGEAVREAEARLGGRGRVNVRPSGTEPVVRVMVEAEEGAEEVARELAERVRALSQEAQAV; this is encoded by the coding sequence ATGAGGCGCTACTTCGGCACCGACGGGGTGCGGGGGGAGGCAGGGAAGCCCCCTCTTACCCCGGAGTTTGTCCTAAAGCTCGGCCAGGCGGCGGGGGCCTACTTCCTTGCCCAGGAAAAAAGGCCCGTGGTCCTCCTCGCCAAGGACACCCGGGAGTCCTCGGACCTCCTGGAGGCCGCCCTGGCGGCGGGGCTTATGAGCCAGGGGGTGCGGGTGGAGCACCTCGGGGTCCTCCCCACCCCGGGGGTCGCCCACCTCACCAAGGCCCTCAAGGCCACGGCGGGGGCGGTGATCTCGGCGAGCCACAACCCCTACCAGGACAACGGCATCAAGTTCTTCGGGCCCACGGGGGAGAAGCTCCCCGACGGGGCCGAGGAGGAGATTGAGCGCCTTCTCCTGGAAGACCACCCCACCCGGGGGATCGGCACCGTGGGGGACTTCCGGGAGGCGGAGAGGATGTACCTGGACTTCCTCCTCGCCCACGCCCCGGACCTCACGGGGCTCAAGGTGGGCCTGGACCTCGCCCACGGGGCCACCTACCGCATCGGGCCCAAGCTCTTCCAGAAGGCGGGGGCCGAGGTCATGGCCTTCTTCAACACCCCGGACGGCCGGAACATCAACCGGGGCTGCGGCTCCACCCACCCCGAGGCCTTGAGCCGCTTCGTGGTGGAGCTCGGGCTGGACCTGGGAATCGCCTTTGACGGGGACGGGGACCGGGTGCAGTTCATAGACCGCAAGGGGCGCCTCTTCCACGGGGACCACGTCCTCTACCTCGCCGCCTTGGCCTTTGGGGAGAAAGGCGTGGTGGGGACGGTGATGAGCAACATGGCCCTGGAGGTGGCCCTCAAGGAAAGGGGCCTCGCCTTCCACCGGGCGGCGGTGGGCGACCGGTACGTCCTGGAGAAGCTCAAGGAGACGGGCCTGGCCCTGGGAGGGGAGCCCTCGGGGCACGTGATCTTCCTCCGCCACCACACCACGGGGGACGGCCTCCTCACCGCCCTCCTCACCCTGAAGGCCCTGAAGGCCCTGGGCGGGGACCTCGCCGACTGGTACGAGGCGCTTCCCCTCTACCCCCAGGTGCTCCTCAACGTGCGGGTTTCCGACAAGGCCAAGGTGATGGCGGACCCGAGGCTTGGGGAGGCCGTCCGCGAGGCCGAGGCCCGGCTAGGGGGGAGGGGCCGGGTGAACGTCCGCCCCTCGGGCACGGAGCCCGTGGTCCGGGTCATGGTGGAGGCGGAGGAGGGGGCGGAGGAGGTGGCGCGGGAGCTCGCCGAGCGCGTCCGGGCCCTCTCCCAAGAGGCCCAGGCGGTATGA
- the polA gene encoding DNA polymerase I yields MEAMLPLFEPKGRVLLVDGHHLAYRTFFALKGLTTSRGEPVQAVYGFAKSLLKALKEDGYKAVFVVFDAKAPSFRHEAYEAYKAGRAPTPEDFPRQLALIKELVDLLGFTRLEVPGYEADDVLATLAKKAEKEGYEVRILTADRDLYQLVSDRVAVLHPEGHLITPEWLWEKYGLRPEQWVDFRALVGDPSDNLPGVKGIGEKTALKLLKEWGSLENLLKNLDRVKPENVREKIKAHLEDLRLSLELSRVRTDLPLEVDLAQGREPDREGLRAFLERLEFGSLLHEFGLLEAPAPLEEAPWPPPEGAFVGFVLSRPEPMWAELKALAACRDGRVHRAADPLAGLKDLKEVRGLLAKDLAVLASREGLDLVPGDDPMLLAYLLDPSNTTPEGVARRYGGEWTEDAAHRALLSERLHRNLLKRLEGEEKLLWLYHEVEKPLSRVLAHMEATGVRLDVAYLQALSLELAEEIRRLEEEVFRLAGHPFNLNSRDQLERVLFDELRLPALGKTQKTGKRSTSAAVLEALREAHPIVEKILQHRELTKLKNTYVDPLPSLVHPRTGRLHTRFNQTATATGRLSSSDPNLQNIPVRTPLGQRIRRAFVAEAGWALVALDYSQIELRVLAHLSGDENLIRVFQEGKDIHTQTASWMFGVPPEAVDPLMRRAAKTVNFGVLYGMSAHRLSQELAIPYEEAVAFIERYFQSFPKVRAWIEKTLEEGRKRGYVETLFGRRRYVPDLNARVKSVREAAERMAFNMPVQGTAADLMKLAMVKLFPRLREMGARMLLQVHDELLLEAPQARAEEVAALAKEAMEKAYPLAVPLEVEVGMGEDWLSAKG; encoded by the coding sequence ATGGAGGCGATGCTTCCGCTCTTTGAACCCAAAGGCCGGGTCCTCCTGGTGGACGGCCACCACCTGGCCTACCGCACCTTCTTCGCCCTGAAGGGCCTCACCACGAGCCGGGGCGAACCGGTGCAGGCGGTCTACGGCTTCGCCAAGAGCCTCCTCAAGGCCCTGAAGGAGGACGGGTACAAGGCCGTCTTCGTGGTCTTTGACGCCAAGGCCCCCTCCTTCCGCCACGAGGCCTACGAGGCCTACAAGGCGGGGAGGGCCCCGACCCCCGAGGACTTCCCCCGGCAGCTCGCCCTCATCAAGGAGCTGGTGGACCTCCTGGGGTTTACCCGCCTCGAGGTCCCCGGCTACGAGGCGGACGACGTTCTCGCCACCCTGGCCAAGAAGGCGGAAAAGGAGGGGTACGAGGTGCGCATCCTCACCGCCGACCGCGACCTCTACCAACTCGTCTCCGACCGCGTCGCCGTCCTCCACCCCGAGGGCCACCTCATCACCCCGGAGTGGCTTTGGGAGAAGTACGGCCTCAGGCCGGAGCAGTGGGTGGACTTCCGCGCCCTCGTGGGGGACCCCTCCGACAACCTCCCCGGGGTCAAGGGCATCGGGGAGAAGACCGCCCTCAAGCTCCTCAAGGAGTGGGGAAGCCTGGAAAACCTCCTCAAGAACCTGGACCGGGTAAAGCCAGAAAACGTCCGGGAGAAGATCAAGGCCCACCTGGAAGACCTCAGGCTCTCCTTGGAGCTCTCCCGGGTGCGCACCGACCTCCCCCTGGAGGTGGACCTCGCCCAGGGGCGGGAGCCCGACCGGGAGGGGCTTAGGGCCTTCCTGGAGAGGCTGGAGTTCGGCAGCCTCCTCCACGAGTTCGGCCTCCTGGAGGCCCCCGCCCCCCTGGAGGAGGCCCCCTGGCCCCCGCCGGAAGGGGCCTTCGTGGGCTTCGTCCTCTCCCGCCCCGAGCCCATGTGGGCGGAGCTTAAAGCCCTGGCCGCCTGCAGGGACGGCCGGGTGCACCGGGCAGCAGACCCCTTGGCGGGGCTAAAGGACCTCAAGGAGGTCCGGGGCCTCCTCGCCAAGGACCTCGCCGTCTTGGCCTCGAGGGAGGGGCTAGACCTCGTGCCCGGGGACGACCCCATGCTCCTCGCCTACCTCCTGGACCCCTCCAACACCACCCCCGAGGGGGTGGCGCGGCGCTACGGGGGGGAGTGGACGGAGGACGCCGCCCACCGGGCCCTCCTCTCGGAGAGGCTCCATCGGAACCTCCTTAAGCGCCTCGAGGGGGAGGAGAAGCTCCTTTGGCTCTACCACGAGGTGGAAAAGCCCCTCTCCCGGGTCCTGGCCCACATGGAGGCCACCGGGGTACGGCTGGACGTGGCCTACCTTCAGGCCCTTTCCCTGGAGCTTGCGGAGGAGATCCGCCGCCTCGAGGAGGAGGTCTTCCGCTTGGCGGGCCACCCCTTCAACCTCAACTCCCGGGACCAGCTGGAAAGGGTGCTCTTTGACGAGCTTAGGCTTCCCGCCTTGGGGAAGACGCAAAAGACAGGCAAGCGCTCCACCAGCGCCGCGGTGCTGGAGGCCCTACGGGAGGCCCACCCCATCGTGGAGAAGATCCTCCAGCACCGGGAGCTCACCAAGCTCAAGAACACCTACGTGGACCCCCTCCCAAGCCTCGTCCACCCGAGGACGGGCCGCCTCCACACCCGCTTCAACCAGACGGCCACGGCCACGGGGAGGCTTAGTAGCTCCGACCCCAACCTGCAGAACATCCCCGTCCGCACCCCCTTGGGCCAGAGGATCCGCCGGGCCTTCGTGGCCGAGGCGGGTTGGGCGTTGGTGGCCCTGGACTATAGCCAGATAGAGCTCCGCGTCCTCGCCCACCTCTCCGGGGACGAAAACCTGATCAGGGTCTTCCAGGAGGGGAAGGACATCCACACCCAGACCGCAAGCTGGATGTTCGGCGTCCCCCCGGAGGCCGTGGACCCCCTGATGCGCCGGGCGGCCAAGACGGTGAACTTCGGCGTCCTCTACGGCATGTCCGCCCATAGGCTCTCCCAGGAGCTTGCCATCCCCTACGAGGAGGCGGTGGCCTTTATAGAGCGCTACTTCCAAAGCTTCCCCAAGGTGCGGGCCTGGATAGAAAAGACCCTGGAGGAGGGGAGGAAGCGGGGCTACGTGGAAACCCTCTTCGGAAGAAGGCGCTACGTGCCCGACCTCAACGCCCGGGTGAAGAGCGTCAGGGAGGCCGCGGAGCGCATGGCCTTCAACATGCCCGTCCAGGGCACCGCCGCCGACCTCATGAAGCTCGCCATGGTGAAGCTCTTCCCCCGCCTCCGGGAGATGGGGGCCCGCATGCTCCTCCAGGTCCACGACGAGCTCCTCCTGGAGGCCCCCCAAGCGCGGGCCGAGGAGGTGGCGGCTTTGGCCAAGGAGGCCATGGAGAAGGCCTATCCCCTCGCCGTGCCCCTGGAGGTGGAGGTGGGGATGGGGGAGGACTGGCTTTCCGCCAAGGGTTAG